A window from Musa acuminata AAA Group cultivar baxijiao chromosome BXJ3-10, Cavendish_Baxijiao_AAA, whole genome shotgun sequence encodes these proteins:
- the LOC135650479 gene encoding transcription termination factor MTERF15, mitochondrial-like: MGYCLKRLMFPVQKRLLCLLSCNKSDIYLSSYQLCSLFSFSTAKERSSNHRSNFTLVDPLESCELSSKEAAKRAKDRICENKLSSSSPSIEFFKQRGWSDAQVMKLTQRKPKLIFANVETILKPRMRSLQDMGFSDTEIVQLVSSCPGLLLLRDIQPRINFWRSFLGSNERLIKASRGNMFLLTSSLARKIEPNISLLRECGISEQCIMQMVVALPRFFCRTNKCINESIKHVEELGVSRDCKMFPHAISTVLTLSRSRFDATFATLMSFGWSQPDSLAAFRKHPVIWNYSKKNISDKVTFLTKEAGCELAYIICHPVLLTYSLEKRLRPRYEVMNFLDQNKLLDKGYNLLSVMLLSEEKFRNKFLFLLGKEKFIAQYDSYVVAVQGKPHIVAEN; the protein is encoded by the coding sequence ATGGGATACTGCCTCAAAAGACTAATGTTTCCGGTGCAGAAGAGGCTCCTTTGCCTTCTCTCTTGTAACAAGTCCGACATCTATCTTTCCTCCTATCAACTCTGCAGTCTGTTTAGCTTTTCCACTGCCAAAGAGCGCAGTTCAAATCATAGATCCAACTTTACATTGGTCGACCCCCTTGAGTCATGTGAACTTTCCTCAAAAGAGGCTGCAAAAAGGGCCAAGGATCGCATCTGTGAAAACAAACTATCAAGTTCAAGTCCTTCcattgagttctttaagcagCGCGGTTGGAGTGATGCACAAGTCATGAAGCTTACCCAGAGGAAACCCAAGTTGATATTTGCTAATGTAGAGACTATCCTgaagcccaggatgagatctttgcaggacatgggattttctgacACTGAAATAGTTCAGCTGGTTTCATCATGTCCGGGTCTGCTCCTTCTACGTGACATCCAACCGAGGATCAACTTCTGGAGGTCATTTCTTGGTTCTAATGAGAGGTTAATTAAAGCCAGCAGGGGGAACATGTTTCTGCTTACTTCTAGCTTGGCTCGAAAGATTGAGCCCAATATATCTCTCTTGAGGGAATGCGGCATCAGTGAGCAATGCATCATGCAGATGGTGGTGGCACTACCGAGGTTTTTTTGTCGAACGAACAAATGTATCAACGAATCTATCAAACATGTTGAAGAGTTGGGTGTGTCACGTGACTGTAAAATGTTCCCTCATGCAATTTCAACAGTCTTGACCCTGAGCAGGTCCAGGTTTGATGCCACCTTTGCAACCCTGATGAGCTTTGGGTGGTCCCAACCAGACAGCCTTGCTGCATTCAGGAAGCATCCAGTCATTTGGAATTACTCAAAGAAGAACATATCTGACAAGGTGACATTCCTGACAAAGGAAGCTGGTTGTGAGCTTGCATATATCATTTGCCATCCCGTGCTTCTTACATAtagcttggagaagaggttgaGACCTCGATATGAAGTTATGAATTTTCTTGATCAGAATAAATTGCTGGATAAAGGATATAACCTGCTATCTGTCATGCTGCTATCTGAAGAGAAGTTCAGAAACAAATTCCTTTTCCTGCTTGGCAAGGAGAAATTTATTGCTCAATATGATTCGTATGTTGTTGCTGTTCAGGGAAAGCCCCACATTGTTGCGGAAAACTAG
- the LOC103969651 gene encoding transcription termination factor MTERF2, chloroplastic-like codes for MMFLVQKRLFCLFPCNNSSIYLSSYQLCGLFNFSTAKYGSSEQSSNFIVVNPLQSCELSSEKAAKTAKYHACCKNSSSLSTEFFKQNGWSDAQVMKVTQKAPKLLRAKVETTLKPRMRSLQDMGFSDTEIVQLVSKCPTILFHNIQPNLNFLKSLLGSNERLLKACSRNRFLLTSSLARKIEPNISLLRECGISAECIAGMVVLNPGFVVRKNKFIREVIDYVEELGVPRDCGMFRHALHSVMNMSRSKCDATFATFKSFGWSQPDIIAILRKSPCVWRLSKKNISDKMTFLTKEAGCEQQYIIRHPGILSYSLEKRVRPRHEVINFLEQNKLLDKGHSLLYVMPLTEQKFMNQFLFPYKEKFTALYDAYVASVQGKHHVVAEN; via the coding sequence ATGATGTTTTTGGTGCAAAAAAGGCTCTTTTGCCTTTTCCCATGTAACAATTCCTCCATTTATCTTTCCTCCTATCAACTTTGCGGCCTGTTTAACTTTTCCACTGCCAAATACGGAAGTTCAGAGCAAAGTTCCAACTTTATAGTGGTCAACCCCCTTCAATCATGTGAACTTTCCTCAGAAAAGGCTGCAAAAACAGCCAAGTATCACGCCTGTTGTAAAAATTCTTCAAGTCTTTCCACCGAGTTCTTTAAGCAGAACGGTTGGAGCGATGCACAAGTCATGAAAGTTACCCAGAAGGCACCCAAATTGCTGCGTGCTAAGGTAGAGACTACACTgaagcccaggatgagatctttgcaggacatgggattttctgaTACTGAAATAGTTCAGTTGGTTTCAAAATGTCCGACTATACTTTTTCATAATATCCAACCGAATTTGAACTTCTTGAAGTCACTACTTGGTTCTAATGAGAGGTTACTGAAAGCCTGCAGTAGGAACCGATTTCTTCTTACTTCTAGCTTAGCTCGGAAGATAGAGCCCAATATATCTCTCTTAAGGGAATGTGGCATCAGTGCTGAATGCATCGCGGGTATGGTGGTGTTGAATCCGGGTTTTGTTGTTcgaaaaaacaaatttattagGGAAGTTATCGATTATGTTGAGGAGTTGGGTGTGCCACGGGATTGTGGAATGTTCCGTCATGCACTTCATTCTGTCATGAACATGAGCAGATCTAAGTGCGATGCTACCTTTGCAACCTTTAAGAGCTTTGGTTGGTCCCAGCCAGACATCATTGCAATACTCAGGAAGAGCCCATGTGTTTGGAGACTCTCAAAGAAGAACATATCTGACAAAATGACATTCCTGACGAAGGAAGCTGGTTGTGAGCAGCAGTATATCATTCGCCATCCTGGGATTCTTTCATATAGCTTGGAGAAGAGGGTGAGACCACGACATGAAGTTATAAATTTTCTTGAGCAGAATAAATTGCTGGATAAAGGACATAGCCTTTTATATGTCATGCCACTAACTGAGCAGAAGTTCATGAACCAATTTCTATTCCCGTACAAGGAGAAATTTACTGCTCTCTATGATGCCTATGTTGCTTCTGTGCAGGGAAAGCACCATGTTGTCGCTGAAAATTAG
- the LOC103969653 gene encoding uncharacterized protein LOC103969653: protein MMFLMQKMRFCLFPCNNSSVYLSSYQLCSLFNFSTAKYESSEHSSNLIVVNPLQSCELSSEKAAKTAKYHTCHKSSSSLSIEFFKQNGWSDAQVMKLTQKAPKLLRAKVETTLKPRMRSLQDMGFSDTEIVQLVSKCPTILFQNIQPKLNFLKSLLGSNERLLKACSRNRFLLTSNLARKIEPNISLLRECGISDKCIARMVVLNPGFVVRKNKFIKEAIEHVVELGVPHDCGMFSYALLALLNLSRSKCDATFATSKSFGWSQPDIVAILRNNPCVLKLSMKNISDKITFLMKEAGCELQCIIRHTGILSRSLEKRMRPRYEVMNFLEQNKLLDKGHSLMSVLVLTDEKFINKFLFRHKEKFTALYNSYVAAVRGRPHDVAEN from the coding sequence ATGATGTTTTTGATGCAAAAAATGCGCTTTTGCCTTTTCCCATGTAACAATTCCTCCGTTTATCTTTCCTCCTATCAACTTTGCAGCCTGTTTAACTTTTCCACTGCCAAATACGAAAGTTCAGAGCACAGTTCCAACTTGATAGTGGTCAACCCCCTTCAATCATGTGAACTTTCCTCAGAAAAGGCTGCAAAAACAGCCAAGTATCACACCTGTCATAAAAGTTCTTCGAGTCTTTCcattgagttctttaagcagaATGGTTGGAGCGATGCACAAGTCATGAAACTTACCCAGAAGGCACCCAAGTTGCTGCGTGCTAAGGTAGAGACTACACTgaagcccaggatgagatctttgcaggacatgggattttctgaTACTGAAATAGTTCAGTTGGTTTCAAAATGTCCGACTATACTCTTTCAGAATATCCAACCGAAATTGAACTTCTTGAAGTCACTACTTGGTTCTAATGAGAGGTTACTGAAAGCCTGCAGTAGGAACCGATTTCTTCTTACTTCTAACTTAGCTCGGAAGATAGAGCCCAATATATCTCTCTTAAGGGAATGTGGCATCAGTGATAAATGCATCGCGCGTATGGTGGTGTTGAATCCGGGTTTTGTTGTTcgaaaaaacaaatttattaaGGAAGCTATTGAACATGTTGTGGAGTTGGGTGTGCCACATGATTGTGGAATGTTTTCTTATGCACTTCTTGCTCTCTTGAACTTGAGCAGATCTAAGTGTGATGCTACCTTTGCAACCTCGAAGAGCTTTGGTTGGTCCCAGCCAGACATCGTTGCCATACTCAGGAATAACCCATGTGTTTTGAAACTCTCAATGAAGAACATATCTGACAAGATTACATTCCTGATGAAGGAAGCTGGTTGTGAGCTGCAATGTATCATTCGTCACACTGGGATTCTTTCACGTAGCTTGGAGAAGAGGATGAGACCTCGGTATGAAGTTATGAATTTTCTTGAGCAGAATAAATTGCTGGATAAAGGACATAGCCTTATGTCTGTCTTGGTACTAACTGACGAGAAGTTCATAAACAAATTTCTTTTCCGGCACAAGGAGAAATTTACTGCTCTCTATAATTCCTATGTTGCTGCCGTGCGGGGAAGGCCCCACGATGTGGCCGAAAATTAG